Proteins co-encoded in one Stomoxys calcitrans chromosome 5, idStoCalc2.1, whole genome shotgun sequence genomic window:
- the LOC106096255 gene encoding EF-hand domain-containing family member C2: protein MLRIPGMPFLPGTTFRDISKTKYPKAQTLMSYKGISMLNDRKPPGLVDSHGMIVDPNCPPAQVPSTYPPKVGPKLPPWLAYDKQVLCFNAYFKETLQEVYHAPYQVRKVKIFYYLEDGTMQIVEPKVLNSGIPQGCMVHRQRIPKAPPCQSEFISILDLNVNTTVQIFDRVYHITSCDKFTRHFLNKSGIPVPDPIDEPVDPTTEMRKRSGLKLTNPIPKKHSFAQFLEFDRKVLKFQGYWDDRSEFGDVRKLDICYYLSDDTMDIKERFPKNSGREGPSTFLKRCKLPREFSGLSLPGQQTPQSLLNVLGTNMRNVRYVMDPLDVGRKEITYYKDQDLQIGTVLNVYGRAVVLTDCDEFTKTYYRKKYGIEDFSPAPVPYRSDDASTARRRERILPPYNGWGSYEDSEGNCISVESKPPQADFKKFIQLDRYILRFGAKVLSTIRENCERMFIISYFLSDDTIQIFEVAARNSGFLGGEFLKRSRIPLPGQQKFTSRRPQYYEPYNFYIGATVSLKDHIFHVVSADEYTLIYMEQHPQQFPLADIQSIMNKVRETLRNSYKDFVCKCLPDANADAKEVHAIGYETLKQALVSALGDNITNHEIITICRFFSAEQAPPITCNREIVRAAVHLEMKRSLWNGIDEMKEYLFHINPLNKPYLSESKIRSAVKGCRLPFPQELIDDMMRVLNQNACGEIEVCDLLNFLDMNCGKVPDITPVNLAFELCPKIPFLHKGRLVNFQCFLKHLGLDEDLKKQCD from the exons ATGTTGCGAATACCAGGAATGCCGTTTCTGCCGGGCACCACTTTTAGAGAT ATTTCCAAAACGAAATATCCCAAAGCCCAAACCTTAATGAGCTACAAGGGCATAAGCATGTTAAATGATCGCAAACCTCCCGGCTTGGTGGACTCACATGGCATGATAGTCGATCCCAATTGTCCTCCGGCTCAAGTCCCCTCCACCTATCCACCCAAAGTGGGACCCAAGCTTCCTCCTTGGCTGGCTTATGACAAGCAGGTGTTGTGTTTCAATGCCTATTTTAAAGAAACTCTGCAAGAGGTCTATCATGCTCCCTATCAAGTGAGGAAGGTGAAAATCTTCTACTACCTGGAAGATGGTACCATGCAAATTGTCGAACCCAAGGTCTTGAATTCGGGCATACCACAGGGTTGTATGGTGCATCGCCAGCGCATACCAAAAGCACCGCCCTGTCAATCGGAGTTTATATCGATTTTGGATTTAAATGTCAATACCACAGTGCAAATATTCGATAGAGTTTATCACATAACCAGCTGTGATAAATTTACTCGGCATTTTTTGAATAAATCGGGAATACCAGTGCCCGATCCCATAGATGAGCCAGT AGATCCCACCACCGAAATGCGCAAACGTTCTGGCCTCAAGCTGACAAATCCTATACCCAAGAAACACTCATTTGCCCAATTCTTGGAATTTGATCGCAaggttttaaaatttcaaggctATTGGGATGATCGCTCGGAATTTGGTGATGTCAGAAAATTGGATATCTGTTATTATTTGTCGGATGACACCATGGATATTAAGGAACGTTTCCCCAAGAACTCGGGCAGAGAAGGCCCCAGCACTTTCCTAAAGAGATGTAAATTGCCAAGG GAATTCTCTGGCCTTTCGTTACCTGGTCAACAGACTCCACAAAGTCTATTGAATGTTCTGGGCACCAATATGCGTAATGTGCGTTATGTTATGGATCCTCTGGATGTGGGACGCAAAGAAATCACCTACTACAAGGATCAGGATTTACAAATTGGAACGGTACTCAATGTATATGGCAGGGCGGTGGTACTCACAGATTGCGATGAATTCACCAAAACCTATTATCGCAAAAAg TATGGCATTGAAGATTTCTCACCGGCTCCAGTGCCTTACAGATCGGACGATGCCAGTACGGCTAGACGCCGTGAACGCATATTGCCACCCTACAATGGCTGGGGTTCCTATGAGGATTCCGAGGGCAATTGCATATCGGTGGAGTCCAAACCACCACAGGCGGACTTTAAGAAATTCATACAATTGGATCGTTACATTTTGCGTTTTGGAGCCAAAGTCTTGTCCACCATAAGGGAGAATTGTGAGCGTATGtttattatttcatattttctatCCGATGATACCATACAAATATTTGAGGTGGCTGCCAGAAATTCTGGTTTCCTGGGAGGTGAATTTCTCAAGCGTTCGCGCATACCTTTGCCGGGTCAGCAGAAATTCACCTCGCGAAGACCACAATATTATGAGCCCTACAATTTCTATATTGGGGCCACGGTCAGTCTAAAGGATCATATATTCCATGTGGTATCGGCCGATGAGTATACCTTGATTTATATGGAGCAACATCCACAGCAG TTCCCTCTTGCCGATATACAATCCATTATGAACAAGGTACGCGAAACTTTGCGTAACAGCTACAAAGACTTTGTCTGCAAATGTCTACCAGATGCAAATGCCGATGCCAAGGAGGTTCATGCCATTGGCTATGAGACCCTTAAGCAGGCCTTGGTCTCTGCCCTGGGCGACAACATCACCAATCATGAGATCATCACCATATGTCGTTTCTTCTCAGCCGAACAGGCCCCACCCATTACCTGTAATCGTGAAATTGTAAGGGCAGCTGTCCACTTGGAGATGAAGCGCAGCCTTTGGAATGGCATAGACGAAATGAAAGAGTatttgttccacataaatcctTTAAACAAACCCTACCTGTCCGAGAGTAAAATCAGATCTGCCGTAAAAGGCTGTCGTCTGCCTTTCCCCCAGGAGCTAATCGACGATATGATGCGTGTGTTGAACCAAAATGCCTGTGGAGAGATTGAAGTTTGTGATTTGCTTAACTTCCTGGACATGAATTGTGGCAAGGTGCCCGACATTACCCCGGTGAATTTGGCCTTTGAGCTCTGTCCCAAAATACCCTTCCTGCACAAGGGGCGCCTGGTGAATTTCCAGTGTTTCCTAAAGCATTTGGGCCTCGATGAAGATTTGAAAAAACAATGCGATTAA
- the LOC131997569 gene encoding alpha-amylase A-like, translating to MFFTKINLSLVVLLAVSSQLASGQFNPNFASGRSTIVHLFEWKWDDIAAECERFLGPKGFGGVQVSPVNENIVVGNRPWWERYQPISYLLTTRSGNEAQFSSMVRRCNNVGVRIYVDVVINHMTGDASQAKGTGGSTANPGSKSYPAVPYSSLDFHSTCSINNYNDVNQVRNCELVGLKDLDQGKSYVQDRIVDFMNKLISLGVAGFRVDAAKHMWPAHLKTIYNRLNNLNTGHGFASNARPFIFQEVIDLGGEAISKYEYTDLGTVTEFSHSNSIGKVFRGKDQMRWLSNWGTAWGFMPSDRSLIFVDNHDNQRGHGAGGADILTYKQARQYKMATAFMLAHPFGITRVMSSFAFDNTDQGPPTTDGSNIRSPTINADQSCGGGWICEHRWRQITNMVEFRNVAGSTGVQNWWDNGSNQIAFCRGNKAFIALNGDGWDLNTSLQTCLPAGTYCDVISGSKSGSSCTGKQVQVGSDGRASISVRTSDADGALAIHVNSRL from the exons ATGTTTTTCACTAAAATCAATTTGAGCCTGGTTGTGCTCTTGGCCGTTTCTAGCCAATTGGCTAGTGGACAATTCAATCCCAATTTTGCCTCGGGTCGCAGTACCATTGTCCATTTGTTTGAATGGAAATGGGATGATATAGCCGCGGAATGTGAAAGATTCTTGGGTCCTAAAGGATTTGGCGGTGTGCAG GTCTCTCCGGTCAATGAGAATATTGTGGTCGGCAATCGTCCCTGGTGGGAACGTTATCAACCCATATCCTACCTCTTAACCACCCGTTCCGGCAATGAAGCCCAATTCTCCAGCATGGTTAGACGTTGCAACAATGTAGGTGTTCGCATTTATGTGGATGTTGTCATCAACCACATGACCGGTGATGCCTCTCAAGCCAAGGGAACTGGTGGCTCCACAGCCAATCCCGGTTCCAAGAGTTACCCTGCAGTTCCCTACTCCTCCCTGGACTTCCATTCCACCTGTAGCATCAATAACTACAATGATGTGAATCAAGTGCGCAATTGCGAGTTGGTCGGTTTGAAGGATTTGGATCAGGGCAAATCGTATGTGCAGGATCGTATTGTGGATTTCATGAATAAATTGATTTCATTGGGTGTGGCTGGTTTCCGTGTGGATGCTGCCAAACATATGTGGCCAGCTCATTTGAAG ACTATCTACAATCGCTTGAATAACTTGAATACCGGTCATGGTTTCGCTAGCAATGCCCGTCCCTTCATCTTCCAAGAAGTCATCGATTTGGGTGGTGAAGCCATCTCCAAATATGAATACACCGATTTGGGTACCGTCACCGAATTCAGCCATTCCAATTCGATTGGCAAAGTCTTCCGTGGCAAGGATCAGATGCGTTGGCTCTCCAACTGGGGCACCGCTTGGGGCTTTATGCCCTCCGATCGTTCCCTCATCTTTGTCGATAATCATGACAATCAACGCGGCCATGGTGCTGGTGGTGCTGACATTCTTACCTACAAACAAGCCAGACAATATAAAATGGCCACTGCCTTCATGTTGGCTCATCCCTTCGGCATTACTCGTGTCATGTCTTCCTTCGCCTTCGATAACACCGATCAGGGACCTCCCACCACCGATGGTTCAAATATTCGTTCGCCCACTATCAATGCTGACCAATCTTGCGGTGGCGGTTGGATTTGTGAACATCGTTGGCGTCAAATTACCAACATGGTCGAGTTCAGAAACGTTGCGGGCTCAACTGGTGTACAAAATTGGTGGGATAATGGCAGCAACCAGATTGCCTTCTGTCGTGGCAATAAGGCTTTCATCGCCCTCAACGGTGATGGTTGGGATTTGAATACCTCGTTGCAAACCTGCTTGCCTGCCGGTACCTATTGTGATGTCATTTCCGGCTCGAAATCTGGTTCCAGCTGTACTGGTAAGCAAGTACAAGTGGGTTCTGATGGTCGTGCTAGCATTAGCGTTCGTACTTCCGATGCTGATGGTGCCCTTGCTATTCATGTCAATTCAAGATTGTAA